In Coleofasciculus sp. FACHB-1120, one genomic interval encodes:
- the metH gene encoding methionine synthase: MTSPFLTRLHSPERPVIVFDGAMGTNLQTQNLTAADFGGPEYEGCNEYLVHTKPEAVEKVHRDFLAVGADVIETDTFGGASIVLAEYDLADQAYYLNKKAAELAKRVAAEFSTPEKPRFVAGSIGPTTKLPTLGHIDFDTLQASFEEQAEALYDGGVDLFLVETCQDVLQIKAALNAVEEVFQRKGERRPLMVSVTMEVMGTMLVGSEISAVVTILERYPIDILGLNCATGPDRMAEHIKYLCQHSPFVVSCVPNAGLPENIGGHAHYKLTPMELRMALMHFVEDWGVQIIGGCCGTRPEHIQQLAEIGKTLKPKERHFSYEPAAASIYSAQPYEQDNSFLIVGERLNASGSKKCRDLLNGEDWDGLVSLAKSQVREGAHVLDVNVDYVGRDGVRDMHELVSRLVTNVTIPLMLDSTEWEKMEAGLKVSGGKCLLNSTNYEDGEERFFKVLELAKKYGAGVVIGTIDEEGMARTAEKKFAIAQRAYRAAVEYGIPSHEIFFDTLALPISTGIEEDRANGKATIESIRRIRDELPGCHVMLGVSNVSFGLNPAARVVLNSMFLHEAMVVGMDAAIVSASKILPLAKIEPEHQEVCRKLIYDERQFDGDICTYDPLGELTTLFEGKTTKRDRSGDENLPVEERLKRHIIDGERIGLEEQLTKALEKYAPLHIINTFLLDGMKVVGELFGSGQMQLPFVLQSAETMKAAVAYLEPLMEKKDAGNNAKGTVVIATVKGDVHDIGKNLVDIILSNNGYKVVNIGIKQPVDNIVDAFEQHNADCIAMSGLLVKSTAFMKDNLEVFNQKGITVPVILGGAALTPKFVYEDCQNTYKGKVIYGKDAFSDLHFMDKLMPAKSAGKWDNLQGFLDEVEENGHAPLVEEASSLPLENSTQEAQPVEVDTRRSEAVAIEIERPIPPFWGTKLLQPEEIPLKEVFEYLDLQALIAGQWQFRKPQEQSRDEYNQFLEEKVYPILKEWKQRVVEENLLHPQVVYGYFPCQAEGNSLHLYEPEFINRKDAKDAKEEREKNVVATFNFPRQKSMRRLCISDFFAPVESGQVDVFAMQAVTVGDIATEFAQKLFSNNQYSDYLYFHGLAVQTAEAVAEWLHARIRRELGLAASEPDNIRDILAQRYQGSRYSFGYPACPNIQDQYKLLELLGSDRINLHMDESEQLYPEQSTTAIITYHPAAKYFSA, translated from the coding sequence ATGACCAGCCCCTTCTTGACTCGCCTCCACAGTCCTGAACGTCCTGTCATCGTCTTCGATGGCGCAATGGGAACCAACCTGCAAACTCAAAACCTCACCGCCGCCGACTTCGGAGGGCCAGAATACGAAGGATGCAACGAGTATCTGGTACACACCAAACCAGAAGCGGTGGAGAAGGTGCATCGGGACTTTTTGGCAGTTGGTGCCGATGTGATTGAGACAGATACCTTTGGTGGTGCCTCGATTGTACTGGCAGAGTATGACCTGGCGGATCAAGCCTACTATTTGAATAAGAAGGCGGCGGAACTAGCGAAGCGCGTGGCTGCGGAATTTTCGACGCCGGAGAAACCCCGGTTTGTAGCGGGTTCGATAGGGCCAACGACCAAGCTGCCGACACTGGGACATATTGACTTTGACACACTGCAAGCTTCCTTTGAAGAGCAAGCCGAGGCACTTTACGACGGCGGCGTTGATTTATTTCTAGTCGAGACTTGTCAGGATGTGCTGCAAATTAAGGCAGCATTGAATGCGGTTGAGGAAGTCTTTCAGCGCAAGGGGGAACGACGCCCGTTGATGGTGTCGGTGACGATGGAAGTCATGGGTACGATGCTGGTCGGTTCTGAGATTAGCGCCGTAGTGACGATTTTAGAACGTTACCCGATTGATATTCTTGGACTTAACTGTGCTACCGGGCCAGACCGGATGGCTGAACATATCAAGTATCTTTGCCAGCACTCGCCGTTTGTGGTTTCCTGCGTTCCCAATGCTGGCTTACCAGAAAACATTGGTGGTCATGCTCACTACAAGCTGACGCCGATGGAATTGCGGATGGCGCTGATGCACTTTGTAGAAGATTGGGGCGTGCAGATAATTGGCGGCTGTTGCGGCACGCGCCCTGAGCATATTCAACAATTAGCAGAAATTGGCAAAACTCTGAAGCCAAAGGAGCGCCACTTTAGTTATGAGCCTGCGGCGGCATCAATTTACAGCGCCCAGCCTTATGAGCAGGATAATTCATTCCTAATTGTGGGCGAGCGATTGAATGCGAGTGGCTCTAAGAAGTGCCGCGACTTGCTGAATGGGGAAGATTGGGATGGGTTGGTTTCTTTGGCAAAGTCGCAGGTGCGGGAAGGGGCGCACGTCCTCGATGTCAACGTGGATTATGTCGGGCGCGATGGCGTTCGGGATATGCACGAATTAGTATCGCGGTTAGTAACAAATGTCACGATACCCCTGATGCTCGACTCCACAGAATGGGAAAAGATGGAGGCGGGTTTGAAGGTTTCCGGGGGCAAGTGCCTGCTGAATTCGACTAACTATGAAGATGGAGAGGAGCGCTTCTTCAAGGTGTTAGAGTTAGCGAAGAAGTACGGTGCGGGTGTCGTGATTGGGACGATTGATGAGGAGGGGATGGCGCGGACGGCTGAGAAAAAGTTTGCGATCGCGCAACGTGCCTACCGTGCCGCTGTCGAATATGGCATCCCATCCCACGAGATATTTTTTGATACTCTTGCCTTACCGATTTCTACGGGTATCGAAGAAGACCGAGCGAATGGAAAAGCGACCATTGAATCCATCCGTCGCATTCGAGATGAACTCCCCGGTTGCCACGTGATGTTGGGGGTTTCTAACGTTTCCTTCGGTTTAAACCCAGCGGCACGAGTTGTCCTCAATTCCATGTTTCTGCATGAAGCGATGGTGGTAGGGATGGATGCGGCAATTGTCAGCGCTAGCAAAATTCTGCCACTCGCGAAAATTGAGCCAGAGCATCAAGAAGTCTGCCGCAAGTTAATCTACGATGAACGGCAGTTTGATGGAGACATCTGCACCTACGATCCGCTGGGAGAATTGACAACGCTATTTGAAGGGAAAACCACAAAGCGCGATCGCTCTGGTGATGAAAATCTCCCTGTAGAAGAACGTCTGAAGCGTCACATCATTGATGGCGAACGCATCGGTTTAGAGGAACAACTAACCAAAGCTTTAGAGAAATATGCGCCGCTGCATATTATTAATACCTTCTTACTAGATGGCATGAAGGTTGTAGGCGAGTTGTTTGGTTCCGGACAAATGCAGTTGCCTTTCGTATTGCAATCTGCGGAAACGATGAAAGCAGCCGTGGCTTATTTAGAGCCGCTGATGGAAAAGAAAGATGCTGGAAATAATGCCAAAGGAACTGTAGTAATTGCCACTGTTAAAGGGGATGTCCACGACATCGGTAAAAACTTGGTGGATATCATCCTGTCAAACAACGGTTACAAGGTAGTTAATATTGGCATCAAGCAGCCCGTTGATAACATCGTTGATGCTTTTGAGCAGCACAACGCTGATTGTATTGCGATGAGCGGTCTGCTGGTAAAATCAACCGCTTTTATGAAAGATAATTTGGAGGTTTTCAACCAAAAAGGAATTACCGTCCCAGTAATTTTAGGCGGTGCAGCACTGACCCCTAAATTTGTCTATGAAGATTGCCAAAACACTTACAAAGGTAAGGTTATTTATGGCAAAGATGCATTTTCCGACTTGCATTTCATGGACAAATTAATGCCTGCGAAATCCGCTGGAAAGTGGGATAATTTGCAGGGATTTTTGGATGAAGTTGAGGAAAATGGTCATGCACCTCTTGTCGAGGAGGCGTCTTCTCTGCCATTAGAGAATAGCACTCAAGAAGCTCAACCTGTAGAAGTAGATACGCGGCGTTCTGAGGCTGTAGCGATTGAAATTGAGCGTCCGATTCCGCCCTTCTGGGGGACGAAATTATTACAGCCTGAAGAGATTCCATTAAAAGAGGTGTTTGAATATCTGGATTTGCAGGCTTTGATTGCTGGGCAGTGGCAATTCCGCAAGCCGCAGGAACAGTCTCGCGATGAGTACAATCAGTTTTTAGAGGAAAAGGTTTACCCGATTTTGAAGGAGTGGAAACAACGGGTTGTAGAGGAGAATTTGCTGCATCCGCAAGTTGTTTACGGGTATTTTCCGTGTCAGGCTGAGGGAAATTCGCTGCATTTGTACGAGCCGGAATTTATAAACCGCAAAGACGCGAAGGACGCGAAGGAAGAGAGAGAGAAGAATGTTGTCGCTACGTTTAATTTCCCTCGTCAGAAGTCTATGCGTCGTTTGTGTATTTCTGATTTCTTCGCACCTGTGGAGTCGGGACAGGTTGATGTGTTTGCGATGCAGGCGGTGACTGTGGGGGATATTGCGACAGAGTTCGCGCAGAAGTTGTTTTCAAATAATCAATACAGCGATTATTTGTATTTCCACGGCTTGGCGGTGCAAACGGCGGAGGCTGTGGCGGAGTGGCTTCACGCCCGAATCCGACGGGAGTTAGGCTTGGCTGCATCGGAACCGGATAATATTCGCGATATTCTGGCGCAGCGTTATCAGGGTTCTCGGTATAGTTTTGGATATCCGGCTTGTCCGAATATTCAGGATCAGTATAAGTTGTTGGAGTTACTGGGAAGCGATCGCATCAATCTCCACATGGATGAAAGCGAACAACTGTATCCCGAACAATCTACAACGGCGATTATCACCTATCACCCAGCGGCTAAATACTTCAGCGCTTAA
- the thiC gene encoding phosphomethylpyrimidine synthase, which yields MRTEWIAKRRGQSNVSQMHYARQGVITEEMQYVAKRENLPVELIRDEVARGRMIIPANINHTNLEPMAIGIASKCKVNANIGASPNSSNLDEEVDKLKLAVKYGADTVMDLSTGGGNLDQIRTAIINASPVPIGTVPVYQALESVHGTIENLTADDFLHIIEKHAQQGVDYQTIHAGILIEHLPLVRDRITGIVSRGGGILARWMLHHHKQNPLYTHFQDIIEIFKKYDVSFSLGDSLRPGCQHDASDAAQLAELKTLGKLTRKAWEHDVQVMVEGPGHVPMDQIEFNVKKQMEECSEAPFYVLGPLVTDIAPGYDHITSAIGAAMAGWYGTAMLCYVTPKEHLGLPDAEDVRNGLIAYKIAAHAADIARHRPGARDRDDELSKARYNFDWNRQFELSLDPERAKEYHDETLPADIYKTAEFCSMCGPKFCPMQTKVDADALTELEKFLAKEPVTQS from the coding sequence ATGCGGACTGAATGGATCGCTAAGCGGCGTGGACAGAGCAACGTCTCTCAAATGCACTACGCCCGTCAAGGTGTGATTACTGAAGAAATGCAGTATGTAGCAAAACGGGAAAATCTCCCAGTTGAGCTGATTCGGGATGAAGTGGCGCGAGGACGAATGATTATCCCCGCTAACATCAACCACACCAACCTAGAACCGATGGCGATTGGCATCGCTTCGAAGTGTAAGGTGAACGCCAATATCGGTGCTTCTCCCAACTCTTCCAATCTGGATGAGGAAGTCGATAAGCTAAAGCTGGCAGTCAAGTATGGCGCTGATACCGTCATGGACTTGTCCACTGGCGGCGGCAACCTGGATCAGATTCGCACGGCAATTATTAACGCCTCGCCTGTTCCCATTGGCACAGTGCCAGTTTACCAAGCTTTAGAAAGCGTCCACGGAACGATTGAAAACCTCACCGCTGATGACTTTCTCCACATCATTGAGAAGCACGCACAGCAGGGAGTAGATTATCAAACCATCCACGCTGGGATATTAATTGAGCATTTGCCTTTGGTGCGCGATCGCATCACCGGGATTGTTTCTCGTGGCGGCGGCATTCTCGCACGCTGGATGTTGCATCATCACAAGCAAAATCCGCTTTATACCCACTTCCAAGACATCATCGAAATTTTCAAAAAATACGATGTCTCCTTCAGTCTGGGAGATTCCCTGCGTCCCGGTTGTCAGCACGACGCCTCAGATGCCGCTCAATTAGCCGAACTCAAAACGTTAGGAAAATTGACCCGCAAAGCCTGGGAACATGACGTGCAAGTGATGGTGGAAGGGCCAGGACACGTCCCAATGGATCAAATCGAGTTCAATGTCAAAAAGCAGATGGAAGAGTGTTCAGAAGCGCCCTTCTACGTGCTGGGACCATTGGTAACAGACATTGCCCCCGGTTACGACCACATTACCTCCGCAATTGGCGCAGCAATGGCAGGTTGGTACGGTACGGCGATGCTATGCTATGTGACACCCAAGGAACACTTGGGATTGCCGGATGCTGAAGACGTGCGGAATGGATTAATCGCCTATAAGATTGCGGCTCATGCTGCCGATATCGCACGGCATCGTCCGGGGGCACGCGATCGCGATGACGAACTCTCTAAAGCTCGTTACAATTTCGACTGGAACCGCCAGTTTGAATTGTCCCTCGACCCCGAACGCGCCAAAGAATATCACGACGAAACTCTGCCAGCAGATATTTACAAAACTGCTGAATTCTGCTCGATGTGCGGCCCCAAATTCTGCCCGATGCAGACAAAAGTGGATGCCGATGCTTTGACAGAACTAGAGAAGTTTTTGGCGAAAGAACCAGTAACCCAAAGCTAG
- a CDS encoding DUF2949 domain-containing protein, which yields MAPTNFSRFLRFLQEDLAISKASIAIALRRREQDPGPLPMILWQYGLVTLEQLDQIYDWLETA from the coding sequence ATGGCACCTACAAATTTTTCTCGATTTCTCCGGTTTCTTCAAGAAGATTTAGCAATATCCAAGGCATCGATTGCGATCGCTTTGCGGCGTCGGGAACAAGATCCCGGTCCGTTGCCGATGATCCTATGGCAATACGGTTTAGTAACGTTGGAACAGTTAGATCAAATCTATGACTGGTTGGAAACTGCATAA
- the nblR gene encoding response regulator transcription factor NblR, whose amino-acid sequence MSPVTFDRTPCVLLVETDEILVQRVSMDLREAGYTTVVAPDTTSGFHQACELQPALVVVDRVLTGDSGLKLCNQLRNAGSRVPVLLLMARDTVEDRVACLNSGADDYFLKPYRTDAFLQLVRLYLQPEAGASEQLRFGELILDLSTRRAMRNGRVIDLTMKEFELLKYMMSHPREVLTREQILENVWGYDFMGESNVIEVYIRYLRLKIEEEGEKRLIQTVRGVGYVLREA is encoded by the coding sequence ATGTCTCCTGTTACTTTTGACCGCACTCCCTGTGTTTTACTTGTCGAAACCGACGAAATTCTTGTCCAACGTGTCAGCATGGATTTGCGAGAGGCTGGATATACGACTGTGGTTGCGCCAGACACCACCAGTGGTTTTCATCAAGCTTGCGAACTTCAGCCAGCTTTAGTCGTCGTAGATAGAGTGCTAACAGGAGATTCTGGACTGAAGTTGTGCAACCAACTGAGGAATGCAGGCTCTCGTGTGCCAGTGCTGCTGTTGATGGCTCGCGATACCGTAGAAGACCGGGTTGCTTGTTTGAATTCGGGTGCCGATGATTACTTCCTTAAACCCTATCGTACCGACGCCTTTTTGCAACTGGTGCGCCTCTACTTACAGCCGGAAGCGGGTGCTAGCGAACAGTTACGGTTTGGCGAACTGATTTTAGACTTGTCCACTCGCAGAGCAATGCGGAACGGGCGAGTGATTGACCTGACGATGAAGGAATTTGAACTTCTAAAATATATGATGTCGCATCCCCGCGAAGTCTTAACCCGCGAACAGATTCTAGAAAATGTTTGGGGATACGACTTTATGGGAGAGTCGAATGTGATTGAGGTATATATCCGTTATTTGCGTCTCAAAATCGAAGAAGAGGGCGAAAAGCGCTTGATTCAGACAGTGCGAGGCGTCGGATACGTTTTACGGGAAGCTTAG
- a CDS encoding DUF262 domain-containing protein, whose translation MSTFVPNHEAYHPEHLTDEEQETQIEESLEEDDDILPSRFSISVSRTDFDVDGIVKRLRNGDIYIPNFQRAYVWKPKQASRLIESLLLGLPVPGIFLARESETNKLLVLDGQQRLISLKSFYDGKFPSSRTSFSLKLVNSNFDSQKYTSLTDIQRRQLDNSVLSATIIQPHDNNEESIYHIFERLNTGGTLLKPQEIRGCIYHGEFNDLLEQMNKNGAWRNIFGNSDKNKKDQELILRFLAIYFEGNNYKPSMKEFLNRYMTKNRHLKYQAKDTLIKTFIPTIEIIYKCVGPKAFRREKAFVPTWFEAVMVGIAKRLEKGTIQNVEEFQEQYQRLVNNESFLGVSVKIRDLTNEYNVKERLRLATEAFADLT comes from the coding sequence ATGAGTACATTTGTACCGAACCATGAAGCATACCACCCAGAACATTTAACAGATGAGGAACAGGAAACACAAATTGAAGAAAGCTTAGAAGAAGATGATGACATTCTCCCTTCCAGGTTCTCTATATCAGTTTCTCGAACAGATTTTGATGTTGATGGCATAGTTAAGCGTCTGAGAAATGGGGACATATATATTCCTAATTTTCAACGTGCCTATGTATGGAAACCCAAACAAGCTTCGCGTTTGATAGAGTCTCTTTTGCTTGGTCTGCCAGTTCCAGGCATTTTCTTGGCAAGAGAGTCAGAAACAAACAAGTTGCTGGTGCTTGACGGTCAGCAAAGATTAATTAGCCTTAAATCTTTTTACGATGGTAAATTTCCAAGCAGTCGGACATCATTTTCTTTAAAACTGGTCAATTCAAACTTTGATAGTCAGAAATATACATCACTAACGGATATCCAACGACGGCAACTAGACAATTCAGTTTTGTCGGCAACTATTATTCAGCCACATGATAACAATGAAGAGAGTATTTACCACATTTTTGAAAGGCTAAATACGGGAGGTACTTTACTAAAACCCCAGGAAATTCGTGGTTGCATTTATCACGGAGAATTTAATGATTTGCTTGAGCAAATGAACAAAAACGGGGCTTGGCGTAACATATTTGGCAACAGTGATAAAAATAAGAAAGACCAAGAATTAATTTTACGCTTCTTAGCAATTTATTTTGAGGGAAACAATTACAAGCCATCAATGAAAGAATTTCTCAATAGATACATGACTAAAAACAGACACCTCAAGTATCAGGCTAAAGACACACTTATAAAAACATTTATCCCAACAATTGAAATAATTTATAAATGCGTCGGTCCTAAAGCTTTCAGGCGAGAAAAGGCATTTGTTCCTACATGGTTTGAGGCGGTTATGGTTGGTATAGCCAAAAGGCTGGAAAAAGGTACTATTCAGAATGTTGAGGAATTCCAAGAACAATATCAGCGTCTAGTGAATAATGAAAGTTTTTTGGGTGTGTCGGTGAAAATACGCGATCTTACTAATGAATATAATGTAAAGGAAAGGCTAAGACTGGCAACGGAAGCTTTTGCTGATTTAACATAA
- a CDS encoding DUF192 domain-containing protein → MKKQASLVVMMLAVLLMGCSASVPSTSSQSGEPAQPLQQASPVSAPTTPARQAQASPEASLAQNQRGQTLPISAKATMAGQVIHLEVARTPQQQQMGLMYRTSLADDRGMLFLFNPPQPINFWMKNTLIPLDMVFMLDGVVKAIAADVPPCKTSLCPTYGPNTPVNQVIELRGGRAAELGLKPGDRVTIQ, encoded by the coding sequence ATGAAAAAGCAGGCAAGTTTAGTCGTCATGATGCTGGCAGTTTTGCTGATGGGATGTTCGGCATCGGTGCCATCAACCTCATCTCAGAGTGGGGAACCCGCACAGCCATTGCAGCAGGCATCGCCAGTATCAGCACCGACAACCCCTGCACGACAAGCGCAGGCATCACCGGAAGCATCACTCGCACAGAATCAGAGGGGTCAAACTTTGCCAATTTCAGCCAAGGCAACGATGGCAGGTCAAGTGATTCATCTGGAAGTAGCGCGGACACCCCAACAACAGCAAATGGGGTTAATGTACAGAACGTCTTTGGCGGACGACCGGGGGATGTTATTTCTTTTCAACCCACCGCAACCGATCAATTTCTGGATGAAGAATACGCTTATCCCGCTGGATATGGTTTTTATGCTGGATGGAGTGGTGAAAGCGATCGCGGCTGATGTCCCTCCTTGTAAAACCAGTCTTTGCCCCACCTATGGTCCCAATACACCCGTTAACCAGGTGATTGAACTCCGGGGAGGACGCGCAGCAGAACTTGGTTTGAAACCAGGCGATCGCGTGACCATTCAGTAA